The Phalacrocorax aristotelis unplaced genomic scaffold, bGulAri2.1 scaffold_318, whole genome shotgun sequence genome includes a region encoding these proteins:
- the LOC142051404 gene encoding uncharacterized protein LOC142051404, with translation MGKRKNEQAPGGDAKHDAPRTKQSLWEGSEATAGDGLDATGLAQANDAEGKLKPAVGEAEDQVEMTHSGIGKSRPWSDGEAVAPEPSQEGKHVPQEGRDTGSGGGGEWPEAASLGAASHPESPQQANPALDEAEEDQPVATAEVHGSAGEDPAADTQTHRGTGNIGDRPEHDSAAAAQEEGAASGEIALPADAPGRSSSSGVPTEAPDPCREEGGNGGERRGDADQSQEPPCASVGNAAENEPGTVSEGAAVGERREGASGERPRAPGTTDAVKSAAESLREMPGEADVTNDDACGGDPPDLAAGAGEGEALGAEDATTDAPRTDVQPPARSGRLLCDGGVAGSALADPATPGPAPMGAAQLPAAGTRSAVGVDPWDEAPLPAELLGLLEGKPLVLPPQPPLPAADQRGSAEPGLKLPAAAGRSGAKEMGNGPEQPQPREDATNVICGLILELSNLNRLAMSAHRGLEALRRPKPRRSRWPGPGPVPLHAGRRWKET, from the exons ATGGGCAAGCGGAAGAACGAGCAGGCACCAG GAGGAGATGCTAAACATGACGCTCCCAGAACCAAACAGAGCCTTTGGGAAGGCTCGGAGGCGACGGCAGGAGACGGCTTAGATGCAACGGGGCTGGCTCAGGCCAATGATGctgaaggaaaactgaagcCAGCTGTAGGAGAGGCAGAGGATCAGGTAGAGATGACCCACAGCGGCATCGGCAAAAGCAGACCATGGAG TGACGGGGAGGCGGTGGCTCCAGAGCCAAGCCAGGAGGGGAAGCATGTCCCACAG GAAGGAAGAGACACCGGCAGCGGCGGAGGCGGCGAGTGGCCAGAGgcagcttccctgggagcagcgTCTCACCCAGAGTCACCCCAACAGGCAAATCCGGCGCTGGATGAGGCAGAAGAGGATCAGCCGGTGGCGACCGCGGAGGTGCACGGAAGCGCCGGCGAGGACCCAGCCGCCGATACCCAAACTCACCGCGGAACAGGGAATATCGGTGACAGGCCCGAGCACGACTCTGCCGCGGCAGCGCAGGAGGAGGGGGCGGCCAGCGGCGAGATCGCCCTCCCTGCGGATGCGCCGGGccggagcagcagcagcggcgtGCCGACCGAGGCGCCGGACCCTTGCCGTGAGGAGGGAGGTAACGGCGGCGAGCGCCGAGGCGACGCCGACCAAAGCCAGGAGCCGCCGTGCGCGTCTGTTGGAAACGCCGCAGAAAATGAACCCGGCACCGTGTCCGAGGGGGCGGCTGTGGGAGAGCGCCGGGAAGGCGCGAGCGGGGAGCGGCCGCGGGCACCCGGCACGACCGACGCGGTGAAGAGCGCGGCCGAATCCCTGCGGGAAATGCCAGGAGAGGCTGACGTGACAAATGATGATGCCTGTGGGGGAGACCCCCCAGATCTGGCCGCCGGTGCAGGGGAAGGCGAAGCTCTCGGGGCGGAGGACGCCACCACGGACGCGCCGAGGACAGACGTGCAGCCCCCGGCTCGCTCCGGCCGCCTCCTGTGTGATGGAGGGGTCGCGGGGAGTGCGCTCGCCGATCCGGCAACGCCGGGGCCGGCTCCCATGGGCGCGGCACAGCTCCCCGCCGCAGGCACCCGTTCGGCTGTCGGCGTGGACCCCTGGGACGAGGCCCCTCTGCCCGCGGAGCTGCTGGGCCTCCTGGAAGGCAAACCCCTCGTGCTCCCGCCACAGCCG CCGCTCCCTGCCGCCGACCAGCGCGGCTCTGCGGAGCCTGGGCTCAAGCTGCCCGCCGCTGCGGGACGGAGCGGTGCCAAAGAGATGGGGAACGGCCCAGAGCAGCCACAGCCCAG GGAGGACGCAACCAATGTTATCTGCGGCCTGATCCTGGAGCTCTCCAACCTCAA CCGCCTGGCGATGAGCGCCCACCGCGGCCTGGAGGCGCTGAGGAGGCCGAAGCCGCGGCGGAGCCGGTGGCCGGGGCCAGGGCCGGTCCCGCTGCACGCCGGGAGGAGGTGGAAGGAGACGTAG
- the LOC142051405 gene encoding nanos homolog 3-like — MEHGPAFDMWRDYLGLAAVLAALPRERDAAGEPVPSTAPEPTPPPPPPPPPAGKTLCAFCKHNGEAKQVYSGHSLRDAGGRVLCPVLRSYVCPQCGATQDRAHTKRFCPLTRRGYASVYSRAAHNAAALHPAGASEK; from the coding sequence ATGGAGCACGGCCCTGCGTTCGACATGTGGAGGGACTACCTGGGGCTGGCCGCCGTGCTGGCTGCGCTGCCGCGGGAGCGCGACGCCGCCGGCGAACCGGTGCCCAGCACCGCGCCGGAGCCAacaccgccgccgccgccgccgccaccgcccgccGGCAAAACCCTCTGCGCCTTCTGCAAACACAACGGGGAGGCGAAGCAGGTGTACAGCGGGCACAGCCTGCGCGACGCGGGGGGCCGGGTGCTGTGCCCCGTCCTGCGCAGCTACGTCTGCCCGCAGTGCGGGGCCACGCAGGACCGGGCGCACACCAAGCGCTTCTGCCCCCTCACCCGCCGCGGCTACGCCTCCGTCTACAGCCGCGCGGCGCACAACGCCGCCGCCCTGCACCCGGCCGGCGCCAGCGAGAAGTAG